The following are encoded together in the Natranaerobius trueperi genome:
- a CDS encoding type I restriction-modification system subunit M, translating into MKDKITLSKLESLLLKACDILRGKMEANEYKEFVFGMIFLKRLSDKFDEERKELRKNYEDKGLKEELIEKQLNKPQQYKFFVPEGSRWENIRHLKKDVGNNLNTALHALEDNNPNTLEGVLKHINFNRKVGQSSLDDATLVEFIQHFDTIPMKDEDFEFPDLIGAAYEYLLKFFADSAGKKGGEFFTPPEVVRLAVNIVEPKQGMTVYDPCVGSGGMLIQAKDYVEETGGNTRDMGFYGQELAGATWAMCKMNMILHDILSADIYNGDTIKEPLHMEKDGELKRFDRIVTNPPFSQNYSKQGMEFKERFKYGYCPESGKKADLMFVQHMISSLKEDGKMATVMPHGVLFRGSKEKEIREGIIKDGILEAVIGLPENLFYGTGIPACILVINKNGTRDRNKVLFINADREYKEGRNQNHLRPEDIEKITHVYKQKLEVDKYSKLVSIEELEENDFNLNIRRYVDNTPDPEPHDVRAHLIGGVPKKEVDQKKDMLHAHGLDIYKLFTKKDEDYFDFASTLGNKEEIKSVIENDNGVTDKEKEILNQLSTWWQENRDRLVELPKTKDVFAVRQSFMDSFVKTFSGYNMLSLHEVEGAFVNFWEQLKADLKSIAASGWTPTLIPDDEIIASQFPEVNEKQKENEERLQELESMFAEAETKEIDDIEEEDNLGLLPKELVKELKNKKKELNGEIKSLKKNELKPLQETLKEIQKAKEETGYSKEDIEAKINRVKNEIDEYQKEITSIDEKLEEHSKLEEEMKNLKSELKSIEKQKNELADKAREKITDEEAKNLIMQKFYEVLEAELKRYMKNHLLEIISYIEKLWDKYKVTARDIEKERDEEAHKLESFLKELGYVK; encoded by the coding sequence ATGAAGGATAAAATTACACTGTCTAAATTAGAATCACTGCTTTTAAAAGCATGTGATATATTAAGAGGTAAAATGGAAGCAAATGAATATAAAGAATTTGTTTTTGGAATGATTTTTCTAAAACGACTATCTGATAAGTTTGATGAGGAGAGAAAAGAACTCAGAAAAAATTACGAAGATAAAGGTTTAAAGGAAGAGCTAATTGAAAAACAGCTAAACAAACCACAACAATATAAATTTTTTGTCCCAGAAGGATCACGTTGGGAAAATATAAGACACTTAAAAAAAGATGTTGGTAATAATCTTAATACGGCTCTACATGCCTTAGAAGATAATAACCCTAATACACTAGAAGGTGTTCTAAAGCATATTAACTTTAACAGAAAGGTTGGCCAAAGTTCTCTAGATGATGCAACTTTAGTAGAGTTCATTCAGCACTTTGATACCATACCAATGAAAGATGAAGACTTTGAGTTTCCTGACTTAATTGGTGCTGCGTATGAATATCTTCTTAAATTCTTTGCAGATAGTGCTGGAAAGAAAGGTGGAGAATTTTTTACACCACCTGAAGTAGTTCGATTAGCAGTTAATATTGTCGAACCTAAACAAGGTATGACTGTTTATGACCCTTGTGTAGGTAGTGGTGGTATGTTAATACAAGCAAAAGATTATGTAGAAGAAACTGGTGGAAATACAAGAGATATGGGTTTCTACGGTCAAGAACTTGCAGGAGCAACCTGGGCGATGTGTAAGATGAATATGATCTTACATGATATTTTATCTGCTGACATATATAATGGTGACACCATAAAAGAACCACTTCATATGGAAAAGGATGGAGAGCTAAAACGTTTTGACCGAATCGTTACTAATCCTCCATTCTCACAAAACTATAGTAAACAGGGAATGGAATTCAAAGAACGCTTTAAATATGGTTATTGTCCGGAATCTGGTAAAAAAGCAGATCTTATGTTTGTCCAACATATGATTTCTTCTCTAAAAGAAGATGGCAAAATGGCAACTGTCATGCCTCATGGTGTGCTATTTAGGGGTAGTAAAGAAAAAGAGATAAGAGAAGGGATTATAAAAGACGGTATTTTAGAAGCAGTTATCGGTTTACCAGAAAACCTTTTCTATGGTACGGGTATCCCCGCATGTATTCTTGTAATTAATAAAAATGGTACTAGAGATAGAAATAAGGTTCTCTTTATTAATGCTGATAGAGAATATAAAGAGGGCAGAAATCAAAATCATCTAAGACCAGAAGATATAGAGAAAATCACTCATGTGTACAAGCAAAAACTAGAAGTAGACAAGTACTCAAAGCTTGTGTCTATAGAAGAACTAGAAGAAAATGATTTCAACTTAAATATTCGAAGGTATGTAGACAACACTCCAGACCCAGAACCTCATGATGTAAGAGCACACCTAATAGGTGGAGTTCCTAAAAAAGAAGTAGATCAAAAAAAGGATATGTTACATGCCCATGGACTTGATATATATAAACTCTTTACTAAAAAAGATGAAGACTATTTTGACTTTGCTTCTACATTAGGAAACAAGGAAGAAATAAAATCTGTTATAGAAAATGATAACGGAGTAACTGATAAAGAAAAAGAAATCTTAAATCAGCTTTCAACTTGGTGGCAAGAGAATCGTGACAGATTAGTTGAATTACCAAAAACTAAAGATGTATTTGCTGTAAGACAAAGTTTTATGGATTCATTTGTTAAAACTTTTTCAGGATATAATATGCTCAGTTTACACGAAGTCGAAGGAGCTTTTGTGAACTTCTGGGAACAATTAAAGGCGGATTTAAAGTCAATTGCAGCTTCAGGTTGGACACCAACCTTAATTCCTGATGATGAAATAATAGCTTCTCAGTTTCCTGAAGTAAATGAAAAGCAAAAAGAAAATGAAGAACGTCTTCAAGAATTAGAAAGTATGTTTGCAGAAGCAGAGACTAAAGAAATAGATGACATTGAAGAGGAAGATAATCTAGGTTTACTACCGAAAGAATTAGTTAAGGAACTTAAAAATAAGAAGAAAGAATTAAATGGAGAAATAAAATCATTAAAGAAAAATGAACTCAAGCCTTTGCAAGAAACTTTAAAAGAGATTCAAAAAGCAAAAGAAGAAACTGGTTATAGTAAAGAGGATATTGAAGCTAAAATAAATAGAGTTAAGAATGAAATAGATGAATATCAAAAAGAGATTACATCAATAGATGAGAAATTGGAAGAACACAGTAAACTAGAAGAAGAAATGAAAAACCTCAAGTCAGAACTTAAATCTATAGAAAAACAAAAGAATGAACTAGCAGATAAAGCTCGGGAGAAGATCACAGATGAAGAAGCAAAAAATTTAATAATGCAAAAGTTTTACGAAGTATTAGAGGCAGAACTTAAAAGATATATGAAGAATCACTTACTAGAAATCATTTCGTATATTGAAAAGCTATGGGATAAATATAAAGTGACCGCTAGAGATATTGAAAAAGAACGTGATGAAGAAGCGCATAAACTTGAAAGTTTCTTGAAAGAATTGGGGTATGTGAAATGA
- a CDS encoding N-6 DNA methylase has protein sequence MNRKHVLEICDQLRGEVRVEEYPHVCFPLLTIKHLFEVDTPFYIPEEVDWNNLIANGYNLVERTKQTIAKIEESNKQLKDVLNIFPSKSLSDVNLYNLMIGLDQIQNQEQSIKTLIDRLVVKGGKTSGMMHTTKTLNELLVSLLDPVHGSFYDGTAGLSNTLIEAKQYAEEKQGELQLYGQELDPKVWALGKMTLILNGYYDAVLQREDSLRNPMTTEDNNLKTFDYIGMSIPFGLRDWGVEEAKSDLFGRFRFGIPSKQHGDMAFILHALTSLNHSGKAALIVPHGVLFRGGSEAKIRKKLIDNDVIEGVVDLPSGLFAGTNIPVSILVLNKFKPEEFSNKIFMVNAKDVKSQGLELSREGLDRIIKTYGNKDINEGFSKWISNDDIEDHSLLVKNYFEDREVTTSIGRFKVDRKDYENNTKTIPLMSLGTFYRGLNTHAYKAQDSDEPTHKILQLSNVENGEIFLDDADTYNAKDLKNPSSYEVQPGDVIISSRGSSIKIAVIPEGIENTLLSHNFIGFRPSGNVDPNFIKYFLESPVGINYLSSFQKGSTVSVLKVNDIEKIYLPKLPLEEQQVIAEKLQDADLRLKNKIQEAKEEHKKQYFDAYESLDINESITEINGY, from the coding sequence ATGAATCGTAAGCATGTACTAGAAATATGTGATCAGTTACGGGGTGAAGTGAGAGTAGAGGAATACCCACATGTTTGTTTCCCATTATTAACAATTAAACATCTTTTTGAAGTTGATACTCCATTCTACATTCCAGAAGAAGTTGATTGGAACAACTTAATAGCTAATGGATATAACTTGGTAGAAAGAACTAAGCAAACAATTGCAAAAATAGAAGAAAGTAATAAACAATTGAAAGATGTACTTAATATCTTTCCGAGTAAGTCATTGTCAGACGTAAATTTATACAATCTAATGATAGGTTTAGATCAAATACAGAATCAAGAGCAGTCTATAAAAACGCTTATTGATCGTTTAGTAGTAAAAGGTGGCAAAACTTCAGGAATGATGCACACTACTAAAACATTAAATGAATTACTAGTTAGTTTACTTGATCCGGTACATGGTAGTTTTTACGACGGAACAGCTGGACTAAGTAATACTCTTATTGAAGCTAAACAATATGCAGAAGAAAAACAAGGTGAACTTCAGTTATATGGTCAAGAATTAGACCCAAAAGTTTGGGCTCTAGGTAAAATGACCTTAATCTTAAATGGTTATTATGATGCAGTATTACAAAGAGAAGATTCCTTAAGAAATCCTATGACAACAGAAGATAATAATTTGAAAACTTTTGATTATATAGGGATGAGTATTCCTTTTGGATTACGTGACTGGGGCGTAGAAGAAGCAAAAAGTGATTTATTTGGTAGATTTCGTTTTGGTATACCTAGTAAACAGCATGGAGATATGGCTTTTATATTACATGCATTAACTTCACTTAACCATTCAGGTAAAGCCGCACTAATAGTACCGCATGGGGTTTTATTTAGAGGCGGTAGTGAAGCAAAAATTCGTAAAAAGTTAATTGATAATGATGTTATAGAGGGAGTTGTTGACTTGCCGTCTGGGTTATTTGCAGGGACAAATATTCCAGTTTCTATACTAGTTTTAAATAAATTTAAACCCGAAGAATTTTCTAATAAAATTTTTATGGTGAATGCAAAAGATGTTAAAAGTCAGGGGTTAGAGTTATCTAGAGAAGGTTTAGATAGGATTATTAAAACATACGGTAATAAGGATATTAATGAAGGATTTAGTAAGTGGATAAGTAATGATGATATAGAAGACCACAGCTTATTAGTTAAAAACTACTTTGAAGACCGGGAAGTGACAACATCAATTGGTAGATTTAAGGTAGATCGAAAAGATTATGAAAATAATACAAAAACTATTCCTTTAATGAGTTTGGGTACATTTTATAGAGGTCTAAATACTCATGCATATAAAGCACAGGATTCTGATGAACCAACTCACAAGATACTACAACTATCTAATGTAGAAAATGGTGAGATCTTTCTTGATGATGCTGATACCTATAATGCTAAGGATCTTAAGAACCCTAGTTCATATGAAGTTCAACCAGGTGATGTGATCATTTCAAGTAGAGGTAGTTCTATTAAAATTGCTGTTATTCCAGAGGGAATTGAAAACACACTTTTATCCCATAATTTTATTGGGTTTAGACCTTCTGGGAATGTTGACCCAAACTTTATTAAGTATTTTTTAGAAAGCCCAGTAGGGATTAATTACCTCTCTTCATTTCAGAAGGGATCTACTGTATCTGTGTTGAAAGTTAATGATATAGAGAAAATCTATTTACCTAAACTTCCTTTAGAAGAACAACAGGTAATAGCAGAAAAGCTCCAAGATGCTGATTTAAGACTGAAAAATAAAATTCAAGAAGCAAAAGAGGAGCACAAAAAGCAGTATTTTGATGCTTATGAAAGTTTAGACATTAATGAAAGCATCACAGAGATAAATGGTTATTAA
- a CDS encoding IS3 family transposase, whose amino-acid sequence MISTTDRKLAIELIDEARSSGARLKPACKVLNISERTYQRWKDENNDIKEDKRPLVKRPEPKNKLSEKERKRVVEVVNKPEFADLVPSKIVPALADQGEYIASESTIYRILKDYKMNTHRSKCKPAKKRSLTTHIAKAPNQVWTWDITWLDGPLKGRYYKLYLIVDIYSRKIINYEVWETESAEYAERLIRKAVLAENIASRPLVLHSDNGSPMKAATFLATLEKLGVQSSFSRPRVSNDNPYSESLFKTLKYRYKYPKNGFSSLSEARQWVQHFVHWYNHDHLHSGINFITPNQRHQGLEDTIMDKRTQVYKEAKKKNPERWASTIRDWSLPGFVSLNPVSDELKKPEKQK is encoded by the coding sequence ATGATCAGCACCACAGATCGCAAACTAGCAATAGAGCTGATCGATGAAGCAAGGAGCTCTGGTGCCCGCTTGAAACCAGCCTGTAAAGTACTTAATATTAGTGAGCGTACCTATCAAAGATGGAAAGATGAGAATAATGACATCAAAGAAGATAAGCGCCCACTAGTAAAGCGTCCAGAGCCAAAGAATAAATTATCAGAGAAAGAACGAAAGAGAGTTGTAGAAGTTGTAAACAAGCCTGAATTTGCTGACTTAGTACCTTCTAAAATAGTTCCTGCTTTAGCAGATCAAGGTGAATATATAGCTTCAGAATCCACCATTTACAGAATACTAAAGGATTATAAAATGAACACCCATAGAAGTAAATGTAAACCTGCTAAAAAAAGATCACTTACAACTCATATAGCAAAAGCGCCAAACCAAGTGTGGACTTGGGATATAACTTGGCTTGATGGTCCCTTGAAAGGCCGTTACTACAAGCTTTACTTAATAGTAGACATCTACAGCCGAAAGATTATTAACTACGAAGTATGGGAAACAGAGAGTGCTGAGTATGCTGAAAGATTAATTAGAAAAGCCGTGCTAGCTGAAAATATAGCTTCAAGGCCTTTAGTACTTCACTCTGATAATGGTAGTCCTATGAAAGCAGCCACTTTCTTAGCAACCTTAGAAAAACTAGGAGTACAAAGCTCCTTTTCAAGGCCAAGAGTAAGTAATGACAACCCATATTCAGAATCTCTATTTAAGACCCTAAAATACAGATATAAGTACCCTAAAAATGGTTTTTCAAGCCTATCAGAAGCAAGACAGTGGGTGCAACATTTTGTTCATTGGTACAACCATGACCATTTACACAGTGGGATTAATTTTATAACACCCAACCAACGCCACCAAGGTTTAGAAGATACTATCATGGACAAGCGTACTCAAGTATATAAAGAAGCCAAGAAAAAAAATCCAGAACGATGGGCAAGTACAATTAGAGATTGGTCTTTACCAGGATTTGTTTCTCTTAATCCTGTTTCAGATGAGCTTAAAAAGCCTGAAAAGCAGAAGTAA
- a CDS encoding restriction endonuclease subunit S, which yields MNYLIEKLANTIPNGWRILNLNDILDTFESGSRPYGGMFNEQNGSIPSFGGENIDQKGMIEYNNIKKISYDFFSTMTKGKLKDGDVLINKDGAQTGKVGYYRNKYYNLAAINEHLFLLRGDSFKVTQKYLFYFLLSDYGQKLLKQKITGSAQPGLNSRFVNNFSVIIPEGIHEQQKIADILTTVDNIIEKTEQLIEKYKKVKEGMMQDLFTRGIDENGNLRPSYEQAPHLYKETELGMIPKEWDANHLENISDITRLAGAEYSDVWYTVPEGEIIALRGYNVGENELDLSNIETITFDLSKRLNRSKLFKGDIVFPCVGSIGKAALIYEDNRYHINQNIAKITPNEKMDPLYLTYFLMSSHIKKEINKYNASSSQPNVLVGNLRKFSIAVPKINEQIKIAKKLSKINDVLKKEEKYKIKLKKLKQGLMQDLLTGKVRVKV from the coding sequence ATGAACTATCTAATAGAAAAATTAGCTAATACTATACCCAATGGTTGGAGGATTTTAAATTTGAACGATATACTAGACACCTTTGAATCAGGTTCTAGACCATATGGTGGAATGTTTAATGAGCAAAATGGTTCTATTCCCAGCTTTGGTGGCGAAAATATTGATCAAAAGGGGATGATTGAATATAACAACATTAAAAAGATAAGTTACGACTTTTTTTCGACAATGACAAAAGGAAAACTAAAAGATGGGGATGTCTTAATTAATAAAGACGGAGCTCAAACTGGCAAAGTGGGTTATTACAGAAATAAATATTACAATTTAGCAGCAATTAACGAGCACTTGTTTCTGTTAAGAGGAGACTCCTTTAAAGTTACACAGAAATATTTATTTTATTTTTTACTTTCTGACTACGGCCAAAAGTTATTAAAACAAAAAATTACAGGCTCAGCTCAACCAGGATTAAATTCTAGATTTGTGAATAACTTTTCGGTTATTATTCCAGAAGGTATTCACGAACAACAAAAAATCGCCGACATCCTAACAACAGTGGACAATATCATTGAAAAAACAGAACAACTAATCGAGAAATATAAAAAAGTCAAAGAAGGCATGATGCAGGACTTATTTACAAGAGGAATAGATGAAAACGGAAACCTTCGGCCAAGTTATGAACAAGCACCTCATTTATATAAAGAGACAGAGCTAGGGATGATTCCGAAGGAGTGGGATGCTAATCACTTAGAAAATATATCAGATATTACAAGGCTTGCTGGTGCCGAATATTCTGATGTTTGGTATACTGTACCAGAAGGGGAAATTATAGCTTTACGTGGATACAATGTAGGAGAAAATGAGCTCGATTTAAGTAACATAGAAACTATCACATTTGATTTATCTAAAAGGCTTAACAGGTCAAAGTTGTTTAAGGGCGATATCGTTTTTCCATGTGTCGGGTCGATTGGTAAAGCCGCTTTAATTTATGAGGATAACCGGTATCATATAAACCAAAATATTGCTAAAATAACTCCCAATGAAAAGATGGACCCACTTTACTTAACTTACTTTTTAATGAGTAGCCATATTAAAAAAGAAATTAATAAGTATAATGCATCCAGTTCACAACCTAACGTTTTAGTAGGAAATTTAAGAAAATTTTCAATAGCGGTACCTAAAATTAATGAACAAATAAAGATTGCAAAAAAACTGTCAAAAATTAATGATGTCCTAAAAAAAGAAGAAAAGTATAAAATCAAACTTAAAAAACTCAAACAAGGTCTCATGCAAGACCTACTTACAGGCAAGGTAAGAGTTAAGGTTTAA
- a CDS encoding tetratricopeptide repeat protein, translating into MKNIYICFESLEERRSFVKTIIELNAAQRKETSFIKKTRNEALNSMEQGRTHSPYYKLHRNYYLGIIPELPKNYKYSPYNGLEVFKNGFRSIYYQKSYASRPGNWLVIQVRQTELGRKIQKYIKDNIPEESIGTNVPLPEKVVAKNKMVKVRNLLTLSETQNLEAKVRNKYLDTCYKILLEILLTSKELFKGDDVYLWERLAFLFHQENKLDKMESCLRKQSNLQNDASPFLNMGVFFHLSGKTTKAIQSYKEGLELNPHDEYLIYNLKSLLYEIGDTNYSLLKDKENDNITTCVNYVLLGNIYFYNEDYKQAIDNYVKALLESKEMVGEDMIIQVYRNLIEANYQLGNTDLAKKILNKARKVFPNNSKL; encoded by the coding sequence ATGAAAAACATTTATATTTGTTTTGAATCTTTAGAAGAAAGGAGAAGTTTTGTTAAGACAATAATTGAACTCAATGCAGCCCAAAGAAAGGAAACTAGTTTTATTAAGAAAACTAGAAATGAAGCGCTAAACTCAATGGAACAAGGAAGAACACATAGTCCATATTATAAGCTTCATAGAAATTATTATTTAGGTATAATACCAGAACTACCAAAGAACTATAAGTATTCACCATACAATGGTTTAGAAGTATTTAAAAATGGTTTTAGAAGTATCTACTACCAAAAATCATATGCCTCTAGACCTGGAAATTGGTTAGTTATACAAGTAAGACAAACGGAACTAGGTAGAAAAATTCAAAAATATATTAAAGATAACATTCCAGAAGAAAGTATCGGAACAAACGTACCGCTACCGGAAAAAGTAGTAGCTAAAAATAAAATGGTGAAAGTTAGAAATCTATTAACCCTTTCAGAAACACAAAATCTAGAAGCTAAAGTACGGAATAAGTATCTAGATACCTGTTATAAAATATTATTAGAAATTCTGCTTACCTCTAAAGAACTTTTTAAGGGTGATGATGTCTATTTATGGGAAAGATTAGCTTTCTTATTTCACCAAGAAAATAAGTTAGACAAAATGGAATCTTGTTTAAGAAAACAATCTAACTTACAAAACGACGCCTCACCATTTTTAAATATGGGTGTGTTTTTCCACTTAAGTGGGAAAACAACTAAAGCAATTCAATCTTACAAGGAAGGATTAGAGTTAAATCCACACGATGAATACCTAATATATAATTTAAAATCTCTTTTATATGAAATTGGAGACACTAATTATTCATTATTAAAAGATAAAGAAAACGATAATATTACAACATGTGTTAATTATGTTTTACTAGGAAACATCTATTTCTATAATGAAGATTACAAACAAGCTATTGATAATTATGTAAAGGCATTATTAGAATCAAAAGAAATGGTTGGAGAAGACATGATCATACAAGTCTATCGAAACCTTATCGAAGCTAATTATCAATTAGGAAATACTGATTTAGCAAAAAAAATATTAAATAAAGCCAGAAAGGTTTTTCCGAACAATAGTAAATTATAA
- a CDS encoding transposase has product MKKGKEHYSKEFKESILKKLENQPNLTIPEMAKELNISKSTIYQWQRTKKKKEASSLRNKSNGNWSSEDKFHIVLETYSLTEEELSAYCRKKGLYVSEVKEWQNQCLNANLSNTKAPQEIENELKDEKKRTKSLEKELSKKEKALAETAALLVLRKKSQAIWGDPEEE; this is encoded by the coding sequence ATGAAAAAAGGAAAAGAGCATTATTCAAAAGAGTTTAAAGAATCAATATTAAAAAAGCTAGAAAACCAACCTAACTTAACAATACCAGAAATGGCAAAAGAGTTGAACATCTCTAAATCAACAATATATCAGTGGCAAAGAACTAAAAAGAAAAAAGAAGCCTCATCATTAAGGAATAAATCCAACGGCAACTGGAGCTCTGAAGACAAGTTCCATATTGTACTAGAAACTTACAGCCTTACAGAGGAAGAATTATCAGCATATTGCCGTAAAAAAGGCCTATACGTATCAGAAGTTAAGGAATGGCAAAATCAATGCCTGAACGCTAACTTATCCAATACTAAGGCTCCTCAAGAGATCGAAAATGAACTAAAAGACGAAAAAAAGAGAACAAAGTCTTTAGAAAAAGAATTAAGTAAAAAGGAAAAGGCTTTAGCTGAAACAGCAGCCCTACTAGTTCTTAGAAAAAAGAGCCAGGCGATTTGGGGGGACCCAGAGGAAGAATGA
- a CDS encoding gamma-glutamylcyclotransferase family protein — translation MNYPVFVYGTLKKGYGNYRLIKDFTTHELPATTKGELYDLGAFPGLIEGSDTIKGQLMYIDSDHYQSALSVLDTMEGYDENNINNSLYIRKLVTVHADNQTIEAYAYFWNGSVEQAKKIEEGEYRCLSSKLSCILNFTSAFQAF, via the coding sequence ATGAACTACCCAGTATTTGTGTATGGGACATTAAAAAAGGGGTATGGTAATTACCGTCTAATAAAAGACTTTACTACTCACGAACTTCCTGCTACAACTAAAGGTGAATTATATGATTTGGGGGCTTTTCCAGGACTGATAGAGGGAAGTGATACAATAAAAGGACAGCTTATGTATATAGATTCGGATCATTACCAATCTGCTTTGTCTGTATTAGATACTATGGAAGGTTATGATGAAAATAATATTAACAATAGTCTATATATTAGAAAGTTAGTAACAGTACACGCAGATAATCAAACGATTGAAGCGTATGCATATTTTTGGAATGGAAGTGTAGAACAAGCTAAAAAAATTGAAGAGGGTGAATACCGGTGTTTGTCAAGTAAGTTGTCGTGTATCCTAAATTTTACTTCTGCTTTTCAGGCTTTTTAA
- a CDS encoding HEAT repeat domain-containing protein → MLDQIPKKMCSLIPEKNEVGQKLDLIKHDAVVISFKEGYEIKQVINSEGEPCVYVLLHEEENEEALTNVDSQLVISRYSQELVELHAEIFDDTDTYFTFNLIFHHNEINHLYMLRWIAKYGFLKTVFIKGCNDESFQIVGQQQLYVPKYFRIQMVHYIQKGMLFRGLKKDGHCTLDGVKDLLSSSGWSYQFDMDILGEEIGADIAIEYVYSVLLDLLNDLKNDDRFNSLNFLCWHCEKDLMGSRDLSVPGYILMITPMYDNEIYIPEHGQDVFATELQKIPGYIRQEGCHPLNEKAQPTIFFDNGSIYQVDLIDQDTSEELQKIQRLCSNESIDELDNALKDYEKLTWKEIDSATHFILKTFEEKSEPFFLKALNSNRYVTQSGAIKALGLLQSKEAITPISKFLEKQSKQTILAQIALANIGEESLNRLRRILREKNAVSRENAIKTLGMIGTKKSLAIIEKFKEDKSKKVREAVNFSNTGLDYPDLANVDLRDYS, encoded by the coding sequence GTGTTAGATCAGATACCAAAAAAAATGTGTTCCTTAATTCCTGAAAAGAATGAAGTGGGACAAAAGTTAGATCTAATAAAGCATGATGCAGTAGTAATTTCTTTTAAAGAAGGGTATGAAATTAAACAGGTTATTAATTCAGAAGGAGAACCGTGTGTATATGTCTTACTTCATGAAGAGGAAAATGAAGAAGCTTTAACAAATGTCGATAGTCAACTTGTAATCAGTAGATACAGTCAGGAATTAGTTGAGCTACATGCGGAAATATTTGATGATACGGATACTTATTTTACATTTAATTTGATTTTTCATCATAATGAAATAAATCATTTGTATATGCTACGTTGGATAGCAAAATATGGTTTTTTAAAAACTGTTTTTATAAAAGGATGTAATGATGAGTCCTTTCAAATAGTTGGTCAACAACAATTATATGTTCCTAAATACTTTAGGATTCAAATGGTTCATTATATCCAAAAAGGGATGTTGTTCCGTGGTCTAAAAAAAGATGGACATTGTACTTTAGATGGAGTGAAAGACCTGTTAAGCAGTAGTGGATGGAGCTATCAGTTTGATATGGATATTTTAGGAGAAGAAATAGGAGCTGATATCGCTATAGAATATGTTTATTCTGTTTTGTTAGATTTATTAAATGATTTAAAAAATGACGACAGGTTCAACTCTTTGAACTTTTTATGTTGGCACTGTGAGAAAGATTTGATGGGATCTAGAGACTTGTCGGTACCGGGGTATATACTAATGATAACACCAATGTATGATAATGAAATATATATACCTGAACATGGCCAAGATGTTTTTGCTACTGAACTCCAGAAAATACCTGGCTATATAAGGCAAGAAGGATGCCATCCATTAAATGAAAAAGCACAACCTACTATATTTTTTGATAATGGCTCAATATATCAAGTTGATCTTATTGATCAAGACACAAGTGAAGAATTACAAAAAATTCAAAGGTTATGCTCTAATGAAAGTATAGATGAGTTAGACAATGCATTAAAAGATTACGAAAAGCTCACCTGGAAAGAAATAGATTCAGCAACTCATTTTATATTAAAAACCTTTGAAGAGAAATCAGAACCTTTCTTTTTGAAAGCTCTAAATTCAAACCGCTATGTAACTCAATCTGGCGCGATTAAGGCTTTAGGACTGTTACAAAGTAAAGAAGCTATTACCCCTATTTCCAAGTTTTTAGAAAAACAGTCAAAGCAAACTATATTAGCACAGATAGCACTAGCTAATATAGGAGAAGAAAGTCTTAATCGTTTGAGACGAATCTTAAGAGAAAAAAATGCCGTATCTAGAGAAAACGCTATTAAAACTCTCGGGATGATTGGGACAAAGAAGTCACTAGCTATAATTGAGAAATTTAAAGAAGATAAAAGCAAAAAAGTCAGAGAAGCAGTGAACTTTTCAAATACAGGTTTAGATTATCCAGACTTAGCTAATGTTGACCTTAGGGACTATTCCTAG